DNA from Mucilaginibacter mallensis:
ACAGATTTGGTAATATCCCTAAATAGGTAGAAATTGCTTATGAATAAATCTTTAATTATAATTAATATCCTTTAATATATTAATCATCAATATAAAATTTAAAACCCTTGTTTTGATTTATTTAATCGCACAATACATTAGATGAAATTTTCTCTTACACTCTGTTTTTTTGTTCCTTTTCGGTTCATTTCGATTCACTCCCGTTAACCAACAACAAATTGACAAAAGATTAAAAAACAGTGAAATGTTGTTGTTTCAGGGAAAATCTAAAGAATATTTAGACATTAACATACAAATCGCGCAAGATGCTAAACGAATATCTTATTCAAAGGGAGTTGCAATAGCAAATTTTAGAATTGGCAAGGCTCTGAATATGCGTGGAGATTTTGAACAAAGTATCCGGCATTTAATTATTGCAGAGCATGAAGGGTATACTCAAAATTCTGAACAGCTTAAAGCAGATATTAATCGCGTATATGGAGATAACGAAAACAAGCTTGGCCTTTACAATATTGCCATTGAGCGAGAAAAAAGGATACTAAATGGCAAGATTGGATCAAAGGATTTAATTTATAGCATTGCTTGTAACAAAATTGGGGAAGATTTTTTGGCTTTAAATAGGTTTGACTCTGCATATTTTTACCACAAAAAGGCTTATGTATCTCTGTTAAACGCTGATTCTACTACACAAGTGATTGCTTTATCAATTGTTTGTGGCAACCTAAGCAGCGACTGGGGTAGGCAGAATCAACCCGATTCTGCCCGGTTTTATTTGTTCAAATCTCTAAAACTTGCTGAGCAAACAAAATATCCCTATGCCCTGCAAGTAGCAACAAAAAAAGCAGGATCGTTCTTCTTCACACAAAAAAAATATGATTCAGCGCTTGTTTACTTCCATCGTTCCCTTCAGCTAGTTGGCAGGTCAAACTATATGTATGAATTTAAGAGTCTCTATAAAAGTCTTTATGAAACCTACAGCTTAAATCACAACGATAGTAAATCGATGTACTATCTTAAATTATATACAGCCATTTCGGATAGCATTACTACTTTAGAAAAGAAAGGCATGCCTGTTGCTATTAGTGAGATTGATAGTGACCATGAAAGATTCTTTACAAAAAATAAAAATAGATTACTACAAATACTTGTTATAATTACGTTCAGCATAGTTACAATTTTCGTTTTGGCTTACTATCACAGTTTTAAGATGTTAAAAAAGGAAAAAGACAAACGTGTAACAGATAAAAAAGAATTTTTAGATTCCCTTGCTGAATCTAGATCACAAGCTGAAATAGATGCTTTTAGCATGTTGGTTGAATTGGCAAAGAAAAGAGATCCTGCTTTTTTTATTAAGTTTAATGAGCTTATCCCAAACTTTAGCGGTCGATTATTGGCAAGATTCCCTGATCTAAGTGCAAGTGACTTCGAGTTTTGTGTCTACCTTAAGATGAATTTTGATACAAAAGAAATAGCCAGATATGCGAATATGACAGTAAGATCTGTAGAAGCAAAGAAATACCGAATCCGGAAAAAATTTGGAATATCTTCTCATGAGGATATTAATATGTGGATAGCAACAAATATTTAAGTCCTTACTTGGATACCAAAATCTGTCAGGCACAAATTTTCTACTCTGTCCGCAGGCTATCTGCCGGATTGGCCATGGCTGCTTTACCCGCCCGGATGCCAACAATGATTAAAGCAACGGTGATCATGACCACCCCGCCAAGCAGGAATAGCCACCAGTTGAGCGCTGTATGGTAGGCAAAGTTTTGCAGCCACTTGTGCATTTGCCACCAGGCAATCGGTACAGCAATGATAAAGGCAAGGACGAGCAATTTGGCAAAATCGGCAGCCAAAAGCGTAATGATCTGCCTTACCGAAGCGCCCAATACCTTACGTACACCGATCTCTTTCACTCGCTTGTTGGTCATGAAGATAACCAGTCCAAGCATGCCTAGACAACTGATGAAGATGGCAATTCCTGCCGACCAGGTCAGCAACAGGGATAACTGCCGGTCTTCCTTATAAAAGTTTTCTACGGTCTTGTCCAGAAAAGTATAATCGAAATCGGTATCGGGATAGACGCTTTTCCAGGCGGCCGTCATTTGTTGAATGGCTTTATTCCAGGAAGCCGGATCGGTTTGGAGCGCCACATGCATCACATAACCACGCTTTGGTGCGGAGAAATAGATCATAGGCGCTACCGACGTGCGAACAGATGCCTGGTTAAAGTCCTGCATGACACCCACGATCGGGAGCTGTCCATTACCGAATTGCAGGAAATGGCCTACTGCTGCCGCTGGCTGGCTGAAGCCGATCTGTTTGGCCAGGGTTTCGTTGATCAATAGCTCATTCGCCGTATCGGAAGCGGTTACGTTACGGCCTGCTACAAGTTTAATACGGTAAACGCTCAGATATGCGGTATCACCATCGCGCGAATTGACGGAAAGGTTTATGTTTTTACCTTTTTCCTTATAATCGACCTCCGTGCTCATAAAGCCGTTGAATGCCGGCGACTGGTTGCCCAGGCTGACCGCCTGTATGCCGGGAATGCCCGCCAGCTCCTGCTTTAACAGGAGTTTCTTAGGATTAGGCTTATTGAAATCAAAAGGAACATAAAAATTGATGATCGCATCTTTACGGAAGCCCATGTTTTTGGCTTCGGCAAAGTGTAATTGCTTGTCGACTACCAATACGCCGATCACAAATACCTGCGCAATAACGAATTGCGAAACGATGAGCGTTTTGCGCAGCCAGGCACTGCCGGAAGCAGTGGATTTGTTATCTTTTAATACAGTAACGGGGCGGAAGGCAGACATGATGAAAGCCGGGTACAGGCCGGCCACCAGGCTAACCCCTATAATCAGTGCCAGCAAAAACAGCCAAACGCCGGGATCTCTGAACAGATAAGCTGCATTCAATCCTTTAGGAATAAAGCCACTAAATACTTTTAACAGTAAGGGCACAAGTGCAGTTGATACTATAGCCGTTATAAGCGTAAGTAAAAAGGTTTCTGACAGGAACTGGGTCATCAGCTGGCCCTTGCCGCTGCCCAATGTTTTGCGTATGCCGATCTCTTTTGCACGCTCAGAGGCATGAGCAGTTGATAAATTGATAAAGTTGATGGCCCCGAGCGCCAGTAAGAAAATAGCCAATATGGCCAGGTTGCGGATGACAGCTGGATTTACGCTGCCCCCAAAATCCGGATTGAGATGTATATCGGCCAACGCCTGCAGCCGACGCACTGTTTTGCCATCAGCATCTTTATTATGCAATTTGAAAATAGCCGCGATCTGGCGGTTGATGGTAGCAGCCGACACCTTCGGGCTAAGCTTCACCAGCACCTCGTTATTCGAATTGACGCTTTCCCACTGATCAGTTTGATAGTCCTTTTTTAAGCTGGTGTTATAAACGGTATTCAGGGACAGGAAACATTGTTTGTCAAAATCGCTCTTTGCTTCCAGATCCGCCACAATACCCGTAACGGTTGTTCTGACCGTGTCGCTGAAAATGACCATTTTACCTATGATCTGATCCGGAGACAGACCGGGGAAATAAACTTTTGCCCGGCTTTCGCTCAATACCAGGGTATTGGGATTTTTTAAAGCGCCTGCCGGGTTGCCCGCAAGCCAGCGGTGCGGCAAAATATTAAAATAGCCCGCATCTGCAAAAGCGATCTGCTGCTGCTTTTTAAAAATTTTATCCGGCTTGCTGCTGCCCTGGGGGATGATGACTTTGGTATTCCAGTCATTATAATCATACACTGCTGCCACGGTCTCAATGCCGCTGACGTTCTGTTTTAAAGCTTCCGCAAGCGGCACAGGAACGCCCTGATTTTTCCAACCATCGCCATCGGTTACCACACGATAAACGCG
Protein-coding regions in this window:
- a CDS encoding ABC transporter permease, encoding MIKNYFRTALRYFQRNKVTTLINILGLSTGISAALIIFMMIRYDRSFDQFEPAGERVYRVVTDGDGWKNQGVPVPLAEALKQNVSGIETVAAVYDYNDWNTKVIIPQGSSKPDKIFKKQQQIAFADAGYFNILPHRWLAGNPAGALKNPNTLVLSESRAKVYFPGLSPDQIIGKMVIFSDTVRTTVTGIVADLEAKSDFDKQCFLSLNTVYNTSLKKDYQTDQWESVNSNNEVLVKLSPKVSAATINRQIAAIFKLHNKDADGKTVRRLQALADIHLNPDFGGSVNPAVIRNLAILAIFLLALGAINFINLSTAHASERAKEIGIRKTLGSGKGQLMTQFLSETFLLTLITAIVSTALVPLLLKVFSGFIPKGLNAAYLFRDPGVWLFLLALIIGVSLVAGLYPAFIMSAFRPVTVLKDNKSTASGSAWLRKTLIVSQFVIAQVFVIGVLVVDKQLHFAEAKNMGFRKDAIINFYVPFDFNKPNPKKLLLKQELAGIPGIQAVSLGNQSPAFNGFMSTEVDYKEKGKNINLSVNSRDGDTAYLSVYRIKLVAGRNVTASDTANELLINETLAKQIGFSQPAAAVGHFLQFGNGQLPIVGVMQDFNQASVRTSVAPMIYFSAPKRGYVMHVALQTDPASWNKAIQQMTAAWKSVYPDTDFDYTFLDKTVENFYKEDRQLSLLLTWSAGIAIFISCLGMLGLVIFMTNKRVKEIGVRKVLGASVRQIITLLAADFAKLLVLAFIIAVPIAWWQMHKWLQNFAYHTALNWWLFLLGGVVMITVALIIVGIRAGKAAMANPADSLRTE
- a CDS encoding helix-turn-helix transcriptional regulator translates to MLLFQGKSKEYLDINIQIAQDAKRISYSKGVAIANFRIGKALNMRGDFEQSIRHLIIAEHEGYTQNSEQLKADINRVYGDNENKLGLYNIAIEREKRILNGKIGSKDLIYSIACNKIGEDFLALNRFDSAYFYHKKAYVSLLNADSTTQVIALSIVCGNLSSDWGRQNQPDSARFYLFKSLKLAEQTKYPYALQVATKKAGSFFFTQKKYDSALVYFHRSLQLVGRSNYMYEFKSLYKSLYETYSLNHNDSKSMYYLKLYTAISDSITTLEKKGMPVAISEIDSDHERFFTKNKNRLLQILVIITFSIVTIFVLAYYHSFKMLKKEKDKRVTDKKEFLDSLAESRSQAEIDAFSMLVELAKKRDPAFFIKFNELIPNFSGRLLARFPDLSASDFEFCVYLKMNFDTKEIARYANMTVRSVEAKKYRIRKKFGISSHEDINMWIATNI